The genomic DNA GCGACGCATCCGCCACGAACCGTCGCTGGGCGACGAGCGCGTGCTCGACCTGCTGATAGGCTGCCTGTAACTCGGTCAACATCTCGTTCAATGTCGTCACCAGTGCTCCGATCTCGTCATTCGGCCCCTCGTACTCGACGCGACGGCTGAAATCCCGTGCCTGGCCGATTTCTCGGGCAGTCTGCGTGATCCGGTTGATCGGCCGGAGGCTCGCTCCCGCCAACACCCATCCGACGAAGAACGCCGTGATCGTCGAGACGATCGTCCCTACGACGAGGTACTGGCGGAGTGTCGTCAGTGTTCGGTCGAGGTCAGCCAGCGAGCGTGCGACCTGCAGGATCCCGACCGTCTGCCCGTTCGCGACGACCGTTCGGCTGTAGATCAACAGCCGCCCGTTGTCCGTTCGGACGATCTCGAGCCAGCCGTTCGCTTGCCCACTGGTCAGCGCAGCCAGCCCCTTGTCGCTCAAGGGCAACTCGTAACTCCCGAGATTGATCGAGCGCGAGACGATCTGTCCCGAAAGATCCCGCGTCTGGACGAAGGTCTGCGGGATCGCTACTTTGCCCTGTGGAGTGCGGATGACCGTCAACCGGAACTCGCCCTGCGTCAGGATCTGCGCCGCTTCCTCCGCCAGTGCTTGCTCCTGCCAGTGCAGCGTGAACCGGCCGACCAGGACGTACAGCACCACACTGAAGACGACCAGGGTGCAGGCGAGTATCCCGCTGTACAGCAGCGTCAGGCGCAGCCGGATCGACATCGCTCACGGCTCCCGCAGCACGTAGCCGACTCCGCGCACGGTGTGAATGAGCCGCGGCTCGCCACCTGCTTCCAGCTTCTGCCGTAAATAGCCGATGTACACATCGAGGACGCTGTCATAGCCATCGAAGTCGTGTCCCCACACTGCCAGCAGGATCTGACTCCGCGTCAAGACCCGGCGTGGGTGACGCATGAAGTAGTAGAGCAAGTCGAACTCGCGCGGGCTCAGCCGGAACTGGCGATCGCCACGCCGCGTCTCCCGTGTCACCGGATCGAGCACCAGATCGGCGAACACCAGCGGTTTTTCGTCGTTCGCAGGCTCGATCCGCCGCAGCAGCGCCCGGATACGCGCCAGGAGTTCAGCCGGCGCGAACGGCTTCACCAGGTAGTCGTCCGCCCCACTGTCCAATCCGAGTACCCGATCCTCGACCGCATCACGGGCAGTCAGCATCAGGATCGGTG from Thermomicrobium sp. 4228-Ro includes the following:
- a CDS encoding response regulator transcription factor, with translation MAHVLVVDDDTRLVEMLRRTLSYEGFTVSVAQSGDEALRLVAERRPDVVVLDWLLPGLDGLAVVQRLRAAGDGTPILMLTARDAVEDRVLGLDSGADDYLVKPFAPAELLARIRALLRRIEPANDEKPLVFADLVLDPVTRETRRGDRQFRLSPREFDLLYYFMRHPRRVLTRSQILLAVWGHDFDGYDSVLDVYIGYLRQKLEAGGEPRLIHTVRGVGYVLREP
- a CDS encoding sensor histidine kinase, whose amino-acid sequence is MSIRLRLTLLYSGILACTLVVFSVVLYVLVGRFTLHWQEQALAEEAAQILTQGEFRLTVIRTPQGKVAIPQTFVQTRDLSGQIVSRSINLGSYELPLSDKGLAALTSGQANGWLEIVRTDNGRLLIYSRTVVANGQTVGILQVARSLADLDRTLTTLRQYLVVGTIVSTITAFFVGWVLAGASLRPINRITQTAREIGQARDFSRRVEYEGPNDEIGALVTTLNEMLTELQAAYQQVEHALVAQRRFVADASHELRTPLTTLRGNVELLQREPPLPPEEQRAILQDVTVEIDRMIRLVRELLTLARADAGLRPRWEPVQLGPLLEDAVRQAQLLRPRPIVRALGTRDAVVLADRDLLRQVLLILLDNALKYTPEDGTVEAQVVVENGCAGIVVRDTGVGIDPAILPHIFDRFFRGDAARRGDGTGLGLAIAKSLVEAMRGEIRVASKPGEGSTFTVLLPLETSVGDGERGDAHRLVAAHRTLP